In the Ursus arctos isolate Adak ecotype North America unplaced genomic scaffold, UrsArc2.0 scaffold_19, whole genome shotgun sequence genome, one interval contains:
- the CUNH16orf46 gene encoding uncharacterized protein C16orf46 homolog, translating into MDLCQKNETEIENSENNEIQSPEETELTYTCPDERSEKNHVYCLLNISDITLEQDEKANEFVIGTGWEEAVQGWGRTSPTACIWPRKKLKKARVGESGSSCLLCGSLSQGSAEARPQAEAEKLGSGAPAEVGPEKDQGSPSQTQGTPLGPTAASSEISKICFPPYSQGKKKSLQIKEFIWCKEDWATPEALRGKDPRSPSRGPSISDSLTSRALLVLPPLRASPPNGLDVLGKKSKNFFLQPEEKVLSVEKDECVACAYGLKTVDGKGEKRPIEVAKHLKVNDTLPFPPRVAPTSLLANPERCCLHWSLLPEKNLVCPPNPSNVRYLATVQLLQKHGVQNYKAKFKAREPRPPVNTQKRILTEAKQEHRPQMLETKVFPRTLLPSLTVSRVVIPVSTHRLL; encoded by the exons ATGGATCTCTGTCAGAAAAATGAGACTGAGAtagaaaatagtgaaaataatgaaattcaaaGCCCAGAAGAAACAGAATTAACCTATACTTGCCCAGatgaaagaagtgaaaagaatCATGTTTATTGTCTTCTCAATATCAGTGACATTACACTTGAACAAGATGAAAAAGCCAATGAGTTTGTCATCGGAACTGGTTGGGAAGAAGCA GTCCAAGGCTGGGGAAGGACTTCTCCAACTGCCTGCATCTGGCCCAGGAAGAAGCTTAAAAAGGCGAGGGTGGGAGAAAGTGGCAGCAGCTGCTTACTCTGTGGCAGTCTCTCCCAAGGGAGCGCTGAGGCCAGGCCTCAGGCAGAGGCGGAGAAGTTGGGGTCGGGGGCTCCGGCTGAGGTGGGTCCAGAGAAGGATCAAGGCAGCCCCTCCCAGACTCAGGGGACCCCTCTGGGCCCCACCGCTGCCTCCAGCGAGATTAGCAAGATCTGCTTTCCCCCCTAcagtcagggaaagaaaaaaagtctgcaAATAAAGGAGTTTATTTGGTGCAAGGAAGACTGGGCCACCCCTGAGGCTCTTAGGGGCAAGGACCCCAGAAGCCCCAGCAGAGGGCCCTCCATCTCAGACTCCTTGACTTCCAGGGCCCTTTTAGTTCTACCTCCCCTGAGGGCTTCACCCCCAAACGGCTTGGATGTTCTGGGTAAGAAGAGTAAGAACTTTTTCTTGCAGCCAGAAGAGAAGGTGCTGAGTGTGGAAAAGGATGAGTGTGTGGCTTGTGCATATGGATTGAAAACAGTTGACGGGAAAGGTGAAAAGAGACCCATTGAGGTGGCCAAGCACCTCAAGGTCAATGACACACTGCCTTTCCCTCCCCGGGTGGCCCCGACATCCCTGTTGGCCAATCCGGAGCGGTGCTGCCTGCACTGGTCCCTCCTGCCTGAGAAAAACCTGGTGTGCCCTCCCAACCCCAGCAACGTGCGCTATCTCGCCACCGTGCAGCTTTTGCAGAAACACGGAGTGCAAAACTACAAGGCCAAATTCAAAGCCAGGGAGCCAAGACCTCCCGTCAACACCCAAAAGCGCATTCTCACAGAGGCCAAGCAGGAACACAGGCCCCAAATGTTGGAGACCAAAGTGTTCCCGAGAACTCTCTTGCCGTCCCTCACCGTGAGCAGAGTTGTTATTCCTGTCTCCACTCACAGACTGCTCTGA